A window of the Pseudomonas fluorescens genome harbors these coding sequences:
- the moaA gene encoding GTP 3',8-cyclase MoaA has product MSERVLIDGYNRRVDYLRMSVTDRCDFRCVYCMAEDMQFLPRQRVLTLEEIYQLAQSFVALGTRKIRLTGGEPLIRPGVVGLCTQIATLPGLRELCLTTNGSQLGKLASPLFDAGVKRLNVSLDSLDPVLFKQMTRTGDLAQVIDGIDAARAAGFTRTKLNCVVMQGRNDHEINDLVQFAIERDLDISFIEEMPLGIISEHSRAESFFSSTQVREKIAERYTLIDSAESTQGPSRYWRLAEAPHIRLGFISPHSHNFCGTCNRVRLTVEGRLLLCLGNEHSVDLKAVLRAHPGQPERLEKAIIEAMKLKPYRHNFEVNDDVQVVRFMNMTGG; this is encoded by the coding sequence ATGTCCGAGCGCGTCTTGATCGATGGTTACAACCGCCGCGTCGACTACTTGCGCATGTCGGTCACCGACCGCTGCGACTTTCGCTGCGTGTATTGCATGGCCGAAGACATGCAGTTTCTGCCGCGCCAACGGGTGCTGACGCTGGAGGAGATCTATCAACTGGCGCAGAGCTTTGTCGCGCTCGGCACCCGCAAGATCCGCCTGACCGGCGGCGAGCCGTTGATTCGCCCCGGCGTCGTCGGCTTGTGCACTCAGATCGCCACCCTGCCCGGCCTGCGCGAACTGTGCCTGACCACCAACGGTTCGCAGCTCGGCAAACTCGCCAGTCCGCTGTTCGACGCCGGGGTCAAGCGCCTTAACGTCAGCCTCGATAGCCTTGACCCGGTGCTTTTCAAACAAATGACCCGCACTGGCGACCTGGCCCAGGTGATCGACGGCATCGACGCCGCACGCGCCGCCGGATTTACCCGCACTAAACTCAACTGCGTGGTGATGCAGGGCCGCAACGATCACGAGATCAACGATCTGGTGCAGTTCGCCATTGAACGGGATCTGGATATTTCCTTCATCGAGGAAATGCCGCTGGGGATCATCAGCGAACACAGCCGCGCCGAGTCGTTCTTTTCCAGCACCCAGGTGCGCGAAAAGATCGCCGAGCGCTACACCCTGATCGACTCCGCCGAATCGACCCAGGGCCCGTCGCGCTACTGGCGGCTGGCCGAAGCGCCGCACATTCGGCTGGGGTTCATTTCGCCCCACAGCCATAACTTTTGCGGCACCTGCAACCGGGTGCGGCTGACCGTCGAGGGGCGTTTGCTACTGTGTCTGGGGAATGAGCATTCGGTGGATCTGAAAGCGGTGCTGCGTGCTCATCCGGGTCAACCGGAACGGCTGGAGAAAGCCATCATCGAAGCAATGAAACTCAAGCCTTACCGGCACAACTTTGAAGTGAACGACGACGTGCAAGTGGTGCGTTTCATGAACATGACCGGCGGCTGA
- a CDS encoding cytochrome ubiquinol oxidase subunit I, translating to MFNLEALDLARIQFAFTVSFHIIFPAITIGLASFLAVLEGLWLKTHNDTYRDLYHFWSKIFAVNFGMGVVSGLVMAYQFGTNWSGFSDFAGSVTGPLLTYEVLTAFFLEAGFLGVMLFGWNRVGRGLHFFATVMVAIGTLISTFWILASNSWMQTPQGFEIVDGRVMPLDWLAIVFNPSFPFRLAHMAIAAFVATAFFVGASAAWHLLRGNDSKPVRKMFSMALWMALIVAPIQAVVGDAHGLNTLEHQPAKIAAIEGHWENADNGPTPLVLFGIPDMQAEKTKYAIEIPYLGSLILTHSLDKQIPALKSFPKEDRPNSTVIFWSFRVMAGLGMLMILVGVLGLALRRNGKVYRHRGFQRLVLLMGPSGLIALLAGWITTEVGRQPWVVYGLMRTHDAASHHSVAQMSTSLALFVVIYCSVFTVGIGYMMKLVSKGPQPHHEHPPEGTQVQTPRRPLSAVTDNLESATRIH from the coding sequence ATGTTCAACCTGGAGGCACTGGACCTGGCGCGAATTCAATTCGCGTTCACGGTTTCGTTCCACATCATCTTCCCGGCGATCACCATTGGTCTCGCGAGTTTTCTCGCGGTGCTCGAAGGCTTGTGGCTGAAAACCCACAACGACACTTACCGCGATCTCTACCATTTCTGGTCGAAGATCTTCGCCGTCAACTTCGGCATGGGCGTGGTTTCGGGGCTGGTCATGGCGTACCAGTTCGGCACCAACTGGAGCGGGTTTTCCGACTTCGCCGGTAGCGTCACCGGGCCGTTGCTGACCTATGAAGTGCTGACTGCATTCTTCCTCGAAGCCGGTTTCCTTGGCGTCATGCTGTTCGGCTGGAACCGCGTGGGCCGTGGCTTGCACTTCTTCGCCACGGTGATGGTCGCCATCGGCACGCTGATCTCGACCTTCTGGATTCTCGCCTCCAACAGCTGGATGCAGACTCCGCAAGGCTTCGAAATCGTTGACGGTCGAGTGATGCCGCTGGACTGGCTGGCGATCGTATTCAACCCGTCGTTCCCGTTCCGGCTGGCGCACATGGCGATTGCCGCGTTCGTTGCCACGGCTTTCTTCGTTGGCGCTTCGGCGGCGTGGCATTTGCTGCGTGGCAACGACAGTAAACCGGTGCGCAAGATGTTTTCCATGGCGCTGTGGATGGCGCTGATCGTCGCGCCGATTCAAGCGGTGGTCGGTGACGCCCATGGCTTGAACACCCTGGAACACCAACCGGCGAAAATCGCCGCCATCGAAGGCCACTGGGAAAACGCCGACAACGGGCCGACCCCGCTGGTGCTGTTCGGCATCCCGGACATGCAGGCGGAAAAGACCAAATACGCCATCGAGATTCCGTACCTCGGCAGCCTGATCCTCACCCACAGCCTCGACAAACAGATCCCGGCGCTCAAGAGCTTCCCGAAAGAAGATCGGCCGAACTCGACCGTGATCTTCTGGAGCTTCCGCGTCATGGCCGGGCTGGGCATGTTGATGATTCTGGTCGGAGTGCTGGGCCTGGCGTTGCGGCGCAACGGCAAGGTCTACCGTCATCGCGGCTTCCAGCGTCTGGTGCTGCTGATGGGGCCGAGCGGTCTGATCGCGCTGTTGGCGGGTTGGATCACTACTGAAGTCGGGCGTCAGCCGTGGGTTGTTTACGGTCTGATGCGCACCCACGACGCCGCGTCTCATCACTCGGTGGCGCAGATGAGCACCTCACTGGCGCTGTTCGTCGTCATCTACTGCTCGGTGTTCACCGTGGGCATCGGCTACATGATGAAGCTCGTGAGCAAAGGCCCGCAGCCGCACCACGAACATCCGCCCGAAGGCACTCAGGTGCAGACCCCGCGCCGGCCACTTTCGGCGGTTACCGACAACCTCGAATCCGCGACCCGGATCCACTGA
- a CDS encoding FdhF/YdeP family oxidoreductase, with product MSQVDRYKPYKGAAAGWGAVISLTKNWLGSENALKNIRAMLKTNQNGGFDCPGCAWGEAPGASMLKFCENGAKAVNWEATGRLVDPAFFNKYTVSTLAEQSDYWLEYQGRITHPMRYDARVDRYVEITWDDAFALIAKHLKGLKSPHEAEFYTSGRASNEAAFLYQLFVRAYGTNNFPDCSNMCHEASAVSMGESLGVGKGTVVYEDLHHADAIFVIGQNPGTNHPRMLEPLREAVKRGAQVVCINPLKERGLERFQNPQNPIEMLSNGWEATNTAYFRPALGGDMAMIRGMAKFLLEWEREAQATGGEPVFDHAFIAEHTSGLDSYLAEVDATSWEHIVEQSGVPLHDIELAARMYARAKSVIMCWAMGLTQHVHSVPTLQEVINLQLLRGNVGRPGAGLSPVRGHSNVQGDRTMGINELAPTELMDALEKRFNFKVPRMHGHNTVMAIGAMERGEAKVFIGLGGNFAQATPDTPRTHAAMRKLDLSVHISTKLNRSHLVTGRDALILPCLGRTDIDVQAEGPQGVTVEDTFSMVHLSFGQLKPKSAHLKSEPAIIAGIAAATLGKHPIDWEWAVGDYGRIRNLIADVIPGFENFNEKLLIPGGFHLGNNASDRVWKTESGKAQFTPCVLPEHLISEGVRNLPVKPHLILQTMRSHDQYNTTLYGLDDRYRGVYGMRDVVFANEQDIRRLGFEPGQKVDLVALWGDERERRVSGFTLIAYDIPAGQAAAYYPETNPLVPLESYGDRTYTPTSKFVAIRLEAAEASNLIPSSVA from the coding sequence ATGTCACAAGTCGACCGTTACAAACCCTACAAGGGCGCCGCTGCGGGTTGGGGCGCTGTCATCAGCCTCACCAAGAACTGGCTGGGCAGTGAAAACGCCCTGAAAAACATCCGCGCCATGCTCAAGACCAACCAGAACGGCGGCTTCGACTGCCCCGGTTGCGCCTGGGGTGAAGCACCCGGCGCGAGCATGCTCAAATTCTGCGAGAACGGCGCCAAAGCGGTGAACTGGGAAGCCACCGGCCGCCTGGTCGATCCGGCGTTCTTCAACAAGTACACGGTGTCGACGCTGGCCGAGCAAAGCGATTACTGGCTCGAGTATCAGGGCCGGATCACCCATCCGATGCGCTACGACGCGCGGGTCGACCGCTATGTCGAGATCACCTGGGACGACGCCTTCGCACTGATCGCCAAACACCTCAAAGGCCTGAAATCGCCCCACGAGGCCGAGTTCTACACCTCGGGTCGTGCCAGTAACGAAGCGGCGTTTCTCTACCAGTTGTTCGTCCGCGCCTACGGCACCAACAACTTCCCGGACTGCTCGAACATGTGCCACGAAGCCAGCGCGGTGAGCATGGGCGAGAGTCTGGGCGTCGGCAAAGGCACAGTGGTCTATGAAGACCTGCACCACGCCGACGCGATTTTCGTGATCGGCCAGAACCCCGGCACCAACCACCCGCGCATGCTCGAACCGTTGCGTGAAGCGGTAAAACGCGGCGCGCAGGTGGTGTGCATCAACCCGCTGAAGGAGCGTGGCCTGGAGCGTTTCCAGAACCCGCAGAACCCGATCGAAATGCTCAGCAACGGCTGGGAAGCGACCAACACCGCGTACTTCCGTCCAGCCTTGGGCGGCGACATGGCGATGATTCGCGGCATGGCCAAATTCCTGCTGGAGTGGGAGCGCGAAGCTCAGGCCACGGGCGGCGAACCGGTGTTCGATCACGCCTTCATTGCCGAGCACACGTCGGGTCTCGACAGCTATCTGGCCGAAGTCGATGCCACGAGTTGGGAGCACATCGTCGAGCAGTCCGGCGTGCCTTTGCATGACATCGAACTGGCCGCGCGCATGTATGCCCGCGCCAAGAGCGTGATCATGTGCTGGGCCATGGGCCTGACCCAACACGTGCACTCGGTGCCGACCCTCCAGGAAGTCATCAACCTGCAACTGCTGCGCGGCAACGTCGGCCGTCCGGGCGCCGGGCTGTCGCCGGTCCGCGGCCACAGTAACGTGCAGGGCGACCGCACCATGGGTATCAACGAACTGGCCCCGACCGAGCTGATGGACGCCTTGGAAAAACGCTTCAACTTCAAGGTGCCGCGCATGCACGGCCACAACACGGTGATGGCGATCGGTGCCATGGAGCGCGGCGAAGCCAAGGTGTTTATCGGTCTGGGCGGCAACTTTGCTCAAGCCACGCCGGACACTCCGCGCACCCACGCGGCGATGCGCAAACTCGACCTGAGCGTGCACATCTCGACCAAGCTAAACCGCAGCCATCTGGTGACCGGGCGTGACGCGCTGATCCTGCCGTGCCTCGGCCGTACCGACATTGACGTCCAGGCCGAAGGTCCGCAAGGCGTGACGGTGGAAGACACCTTCAGCATGGTGCACTTGTCGTTCGGTCAACTGAAGCCGAAGTCGGCGCACCTGAAATCCGAGCCGGCGATCATCGCCGGGATCGCCGCCGCGACCTTGGGCAAGCACCCGATCGACTGGGAATGGGCGGTGGGCGACTACGGGCGAATCCGCAACCTGATCGCCGATGTGATTCCGGGCTTCGAGAACTTCAACGAGAAGCTGCTGATCCCCGGTGGTTTCCACCTCGGCAACAACGCTTCCGACCGGGTCTGGAAAACCGAATCCGGCAAGGCCCAGTTCACCCCGTGCGTGCTGCCCGAGCATCTGATCAGTGAAGGCGTGCGCAACCTGCCGGTCAAACCGCATCTGATCCTGCAAACCATGCGTTCCCACGATCAGTACAACACCACGCTGTACGGCCTCGACGACCGTTATCGCGGGGTCTACGGCATGCGCGACGTGGTGTTCGCCAACGAGCAGGACATCCGCCGACTCGGTTTCGAACCGGGGCAAAAGGTCGATCTGGTGGCGCTGTGGGGCGACGAGCGCGAGCGTCGGGTCAGCGGTTTCACCTTGATCGCCTACGACATTCCGGCCGGGCAGGCTGCTGCGTACTACCCGGAAACCAATCCGCTGGTGCCGCTGGAAAGCTACGGTGACCGCACTTACACGCCGACCTCCAAATTCGTGGCGATCCGCCTCGAAGCGGCCGAGGCGAGCAACCTGATCCCGTCGTCGGTGGCGTAA
- a CDS encoding DUF2474 domain-containing protein yields MATIEMREVKSRWYKRLGWLLLIWSGSVVSLAVVASLLKLAMYAAGMRTH; encoded by the coding sequence ATGGCTACCATTGAGATGCGTGAAGTGAAAAGTCGCTGGTACAAACGCCTGGGCTGGCTGCTGCTGATCTGGTCCGGTAGCGTGGTCTCGCTGGCGGTGGTGGCGAGTCTGCTGAAGCTGGCGATGTATGCGGCGGGGATGAGAACCCACTGA
- a CDS encoding cell wall hydrolase, with product MRLNGLLCCLALTLLSGAALATDQAPIKEKAEAKAEVLEEKAADKPDAPPAPKSEAITPTEAQAVDPAGAAPLDDPITCLARSIYWEAKGKDNADMEGVASVVMNRLGHDGFPGTVCEVVKQGSESKSCQFSWWCDGRPDQVKEDAEYALAKEIAGKALNRQLTDRTHGALYFHDRNVHPSWAKEYTKTAETKKFLFYKPAGGDAR from the coding sequence ATGCGATTGAACGGGTTGCTTTGCTGTCTTGCGTTGACCCTGCTGAGCGGCGCGGCACTGGCCACCGATCAGGCACCGATCAAGGAAAAGGCCGAGGCGAAAGCCGAGGTTCTGGAAGAGAAGGCCGCCGACAAACCCGACGCGCCACCGGCACCCAAATCCGAAGCCATCACCCCGACCGAAGCGCAGGCGGTCGACCCCGCCGGCGCTGCACCGCTGGACGATCCGATCACCTGTCTGGCGCGCAGTATCTATTGGGAAGCCAAGGGCAAGGACAATGCCGACATGGAAGGCGTGGCGAGCGTGGTGATGAATCGCCTCGGGCATGACGGCTTTCCAGGCACGGTGTGCGAGGTGGTCAAGCAGGGCTCGGAAAGCAAAAGCTGCCAGTTTTCCTGGTGGTGCGACGGGCGTCCGGATCAGGTCAAGGAAGATGCCGAATACGCGCTGGCCAAGGAAATCGCCGGCAAGGCGCTGAACCGTCAGCTCACCGACCGCACCCACGGCGCGCTGTATTTCCACGACCGCAACGTTCATCCGAGCTGGGCCAAGGAATACACCAAGACCGCCGAGACCAAGAAATTCCTGTTCTATAAACCCGCTGGCGGGGACGCGCGTTAG
- the cydB gene encoding cytochrome d ubiquinol oxidase subunit II translates to MGIQGIDLSLIWGVIIAFGVMMYVIMDGFDLGLGILFPMISDEQERDVMMNTVAPVWDGNETWLVLGGAALYGAFPLAYGVILEALYLPLIFMLAGLIFRGVAFEFRFKAPAEKRHLWDWAFIGGSLLATFSQGVVIGAYVAGIPVVDRQFAGGGLDWLAPFPLVCGVGLVVAYALLGSTWLLVKTEGMLESRMRHYSRPLAWLLLAMVLVIGAWTLQLHPELATRWFNHAHLTVFAGLVVLAVLALFGLLRSLRQRHTHWPFVFTLVLMFLGYIGLALSIWPNIIPPSVSLWAAASPATSQLFALIGALFILPVILMYTFWNYYVFRGKVRIGDGYH, encoded by the coding sequence ATGGGTATTCAAGGTATCGATCTCTCGTTGATCTGGGGTGTGATCATTGCCTTCGGGGTGATGATGTACGTGATCATGGACGGCTTCGATCTGGGTCTCGGGATCCTGTTCCCGATGATCAGCGACGAGCAGGAACGCGACGTGATGATGAACACCGTCGCGCCGGTGTGGGACGGCAACGAAACCTGGCTGGTGCTCGGCGGTGCGGCGTTGTACGGCGCGTTTCCGCTGGCTTACGGGGTGATTCTGGAGGCGCTTTATCTGCCGCTGATCTTCATGCTCGCGGGGTTGATTTTCCGTGGGGTGGCGTTCGAGTTTCGCTTCAAGGCACCGGCTGAAAAACGTCATCTGTGGGACTGGGCGTTCATTGGCGGCTCGCTGCTGGCGACGTTCTCCCAGGGCGTGGTGATCGGCGCGTATGTAGCGGGGATTCCAGTGGTGGATCGGCAGTTCGCCGGTGGCGGTCTGGACTGGCTGGCACCGTTCCCGCTGGTCTGCGGCGTCGGTCTGGTAGTTGCTTATGCCTTGCTGGGCAGCACCTGGCTGCTGGTCAAGACCGAAGGCATGCTCGAGTCGCGGATGCGTCACTACAGCCGTCCGCTGGCGTGGCTGTTGCTGGCGATGGTGCTGGTGATCGGCGCGTGGACGCTGCAACTGCACCCGGAACTGGCCACGCGCTGGTTCAACCATGCGCACCTGACCGTGTTCGCTGGGCTGGTGGTGTTGGCGGTGCTGGCGCTGTTCGGGCTGTTGCGTTCGCTGCGTCAGCGCCATACCCACTGGCCGTTCGTGTTCACCCTGGTGCTGATGTTCCTCGGTTACATCGGCCTGGCGCTGAGCATCTGGCCGAACATCATCCCGCCGTCGGTCAGCCTGTGGGCGGCGGCATCACCGGCCACCAGCCAGCTGTTCGCCCTGATCGGCGCGCTGTTCATCCTGCCGGTGATCCTGATGTACACCTTCTGGAACTACTACGTGTTCCGCGGCAAAGTGAGGATTGGCGATGGCTACCATTGA
- a CDS encoding LysR family transcriptional regulator, with protein sequence MNAPDLNLLITLDVLLSEGSVVRAAERLRLSPSAMSRALARLRETTGDPLLVRAGRGLVPTPRALELRDRVSYLVQEAEAVLRPAEVLDPGQLRRTFTLRNTDGFVETFAAALLARIAEEAPGVRLRFVQKADKDSTLLRVGRVDLETGVVDDSTDPTLHSRILFRDQWIGVAREGHPLSSGKVSAKRFAAGQHILVSRRGRSSGPVDEALLAFGLTRDIVTSFGGFSAALTLVRESDLIATVPERHTSKLRTGLHSFALPFRMPDISVSMLWHPRMDADPAHRWLRNCVREVCA encoded by the coding sequence ATGAATGCACCGGATCTGAACCTGTTGATCACCCTCGACGTGTTGCTGAGCGAAGGCAGCGTCGTCCGCGCCGCCGAGCGCCTGCGTCTGAGCCCTTCCGCCATGAGTCGGGCACTGGCCCGGCTGCGCGAAACCACCGGGGATCCGCTGCTGGTGCGCGCCGGTCGCGGGCTGGTGCCGACCCCACGTGCGCTGGAGCTGCGCGACCGGGTCAGTTATCTGGTGCAGGAAGCCGAAGCGGTTTTGCGCCCGGCAGAAGTGCTCGATCCCGGCCAGTTGCGGCGCACCTTCACCCTGCGCAACACCGACGGGTTTGTCGAAACCTTCGCCGCCGCCCTGCTCGCCCGCATCGCCGAAGAGGCGCCTGGCGTGCGCCTGCGCTTCGTGCAGAAGGCCGACAAGGACAGCACGCTGCTGCGCGTAGGCCGGGTCGATCTGGAAACCGGCGTGGTCGACGACAGCACCGACCCGACGCTGCACAGCCGCATCCTGTTCCGCGATCAGTGGATTGGTGTGGCGCGTGAGGGGCATCCGTTGAGCAGCGGCAAGGTCAGCGCCAAACGCTTTGCCGCAGGCCAGCACATTCTGGTATCGCGACGCGGACGCAGCAGCGGCCCGGTGGACGAAGCGTTACTCGCCTTCGGCCTTACCCGGGACATCGTCACTTCGTTCGGTGGATTTTCGGCAGCGCTGACGCTGGTCCGTGAATCAGACCTGATCGCCACCGTCCCGGAACGTCACACCAGCAAACTGCGCACGGGCCTGCACAGTTTCGCTCTGCCATTCCGCATGCCGGACATCAGTGTGTCGATGCTCTGGCACCCGCGCATGGACGCCGATCCGGCGCACCGCTGGCTGCGCAATTGTGTGCGGGAAGTCTGCGCCTAA
- a CDS encoding CAP domain-containing protein encodes MRFMPSVLRLAALSVGLALATSAMAADESQLIESINSYRSQPQRCGSQASSELPPLSADPRLILPASGAVDLQQAMSSARYPMVNVQAITLNGPRDAASAMKAIQESFCQVVLDPQFVDIGVSRADRDWRITLARPLLSARLGDGQAEGQKLLEQLNAARAQPRQCGGQAFAATAPLAWNAVLGGVAQEHSREMANNNYFDHKDRDGRTPGDRAELAGYSGQQVGENIAAGQDTVQKVVAGWLASPGHCANLMNPQYRELGAAYAVDPKSSAGIYWTAMFGGE; translated from the coding sequence ATGCGCTTCATGCCATCCGTTCTGCGACTCGCCGCGTTGTCCGTGGGCCTGGCGCTGGCCACTTCGGCCATGGCCGCCGATGAGTCGCAATTGATCGAATCGATCAACAGCTACCGCAGCCAGCCGCAGCGTTGTGGCAGCCAGGCGTCCAGCGAATTGCCGCCGCTGTCGGCCGATCCGCGCCTGATTCTGCCGGCCAGCGGGGCGGTGGATTTGCAGCAGGCGATGTCCAGCGCTCGCTACCCGATGGTCAACGTGCAGGCGATTACCCTGAACGGGCCACGGGATGCGGCGTCGGCGATGAAGGCGATCCAGGAGAGTTTCTGTCAGGTGGTGCTGGATCCGCAGTTCGTCGATATCGGCGTCAGCCGCGCCGACCGTGACTGGCGCATCACCCTCGCCCGGCCACTGCTGTCCGCCCGCCTCGGCGACGGTCAGGCTGAAGGCCAGAAACTCCTCGAACAACTCAACGCCGCCCGCGCCCAGCCGCGCCAGTGCGGCGGTCAGGCCTTCGCAGCGACTGCGCCGCTGGCGTGGAACGCGGTGCTCGGCGGCGTTGCCCAGGAACACAGCCGCGAGATGGCCAACAACAATTATTTCGACCACAAGGACCGCGACGGCCGCACCCCCGGCGACCGCGCGGAACTGGCCGGTTACAGCGGCCAGCAGGTCGGCGAGAACATCGCCGCCGGGCAGGACACGGTGCAGAAAGTAGTCGCCGGCTGGCTCGCCAGCCCCGGCCATTGTGCCAACCTGATGAACCCGCAGTACCGTGAGCTGGGTGCTGCCTACGCAGTTGATCCGAAGAGCAGCGCCGGCATTTACTGGACGGCGATGTTTGGTGGGGAATAA
- a CDS encoding bestrophin family protein: protein MIIRPKVNQFAILFTLKGSIAKRIALRTLMVTLLASAIVLVEILHPSNFTKVNATPFTLLGLSLSIFMNFRNNACYDRWYEARKAWGEVIVHVRSVIRETHVIRESAQRRLLLLNLAGFAHALNARLRREDEAAASAQWITPQHDAQVPDYSGRILQTVGQQCSDLRESGDLSEWRYMLLANHLTSLTQAQAVCERIKNTPLPFPYTLLLHRTIYLFCILLPFAMAEPLGWLTPLFTAIVSYTFFGLDAIADELEDPFGRDENDLPTDALVRGIERDILSELGTEPLPPVLKPVDYVLS from the coding sequence ATGATCATCCGACCCAAGGTCAATCAGTTCGCCATCCTGTTCACCCTCAAGGGCTCGATTGCCAAGCGCATCGCCCTGCGCACCCTGATGGTCACGCTGCTGGCGTCGGCCATCGTGCTGGTGGAAATCCTCCACCCGAGCAACTTCACCAAGGTCAACGCCACGCCGTTCACCTTGCTTGGCCTGTCGCTGTCGATCTTCATGAACTTTCGCAACAACGCCTGCTACGACCGCTGGTACGAAGCGCGCAAGGCCTGGGGCGAGGTGATCGTGCATGTGCGCTCGGTGATCCGTGAGACTCATGTGATCCGCGAATCTGCCCAGCGCCGGTTGTTGCTGCTCAACCTCGCAGGTTTTGCCCACGCGCTGAATGCGCGCTTGCGCCGGGAAGACGAAGCCGCCGCCAGCGCCCAATGGATCACCCCGCAACACGATGCGCAGGTGCCGGATTACAGCGGGCGGATCCTGCAAACCGTCGGCCAGCAATGCTCTGATCTGCGCGAATCAGGCGATCTCAGCGAATGGCGCTACATGCTGCTGGCCAATCATCTGACCAGCCTGACCCAGGCGCAGGCGGTGTGCGAGCGGATCAAGAACACGCCGCTGCCCTTCCCCTACACATTGCTGCTGCACCGCACGATTTACCTGTTCTGCATCCTGCTGCCATTCGCCATGGCCGAACCGCTGGGCTGGCTGACGCCGCTGTTCACGGCAATTGTCAGCTACACCTTTTTCGGGCTGGATGCGATTGCCGATGAACTGGAAGACCCGTTCGGCCGGGATGAAAACGATCTGCCGACCGATGCACTGGTGCGGGGTATCGAGCGGGATATTCTCTCGGAGCTGGGGACCGAGCCGTTGCCGCCAGTACTGAAACCCGTGGACTACGTACTGAGCTGA
- a CDS encoding MFS transporter, with protein sequence MHREPLSPSARWALTSLALSMLMPSLDTSIANAGLPNLATAFDATFQQVQWIVLAYLLAVTTLIVSVGRLGDGFGRRRLLLIGIGIFTAASLACALAPSLAWLIGARAVQGLGAAIMFALTVALVADAVPKSRAGSAMGLLATMSATGTTLGPSLGGLLMAHVGWQSIFVINVPLGLLNAWLVYRYLPKDRIVRSGVAFDYPGTAVLMLTLAAYALAMTIEGLTPTLLLLSLLGVGLFILVEKRSKAPLIHLSLFTDTRISSSLALTLLVTTVMMTTLVVGPFYLSRGLGLSSTQVGLVLSIGPLLAAFSGVPAGRLVDRFGARRMVPGALFGLACGCGLLALFPVSFGVLAYVLPITVVALSYALFQAANNTGLMSGVAQDQRGVVSAMLGLSRNLGLITGAAAMGAVFALATDDPTQAPAEVIAAGLHMTFGVATALMFAAFALGAFTHLRLASPVPERTVQSR encoded by the coding sequence ATGCACCGAGAACCCCTGAGCCCTTCAGCCCGCTGGGCGCTGACCAGTCTGGCGCTGTCGATGCTGATGCCGTCGCTGGACACCAGTATTGCCAACGCCGGACTGCCGAACCTGGCGACTGCATTCGATGCGACGTTTCAACAAGTGCAATGGATCGTCCTGGCCTATCTGCTGGCGGTCACCACTTTGATTGTCAGCGTCGGGCGGCTGGGTGACGGCTTTGGTCGGCGGCGCTTGCTGTTGATCGGCATCGGCATCTTTACCGCCGCGTCCCTTGCGTGCGCACTGGCGCCGAGCCTTGCCTGGCTGATCGGTGCGCGGGCGGTGCAGGGCCTGGGCGCGGCGATCATGTTCGCGCTGACGGTGGCGCTGGTGGCCGATGCGGTGCCCAAATCCCGGGCCGGCAGCGCGATGGGGTTGCTGGCCACGATGTCGGCGACCGGCACCACCCTCGGGCCGTCGCTCGGCGGGCTATTGATGGCGCATGTCGGCTGGCAGTCGATCTTTGTGATCAACGTGCCGTTGGGATTGCTCAATGCGTGGCTGGTGTATCGGTATTTGCCGAAGGATCGAATCGTGCGCTCGGGTGTTGCATTCGATTATCCCGGCACCGCCGTACTGATGTTGACGCTGGCGGCCTACGCACTGGCGATGACGATTGAAGGACTTACCCCGACGTTGCTGTTGCTCAGCTTGTTGGGCGTTGGGTTGTTCATCCTGGTCGAGAAGCGGAGCAAGGCGCCGCTGATTCACCTGTCATTGTTCACCGATACGCGAATCAGCAGCAGTCTGGCGCTGACCTTGCTGGTGACCACGGTGATGATGACCACGCTGGTGGTCGGGCCGTTTTACCTGAGTCGAGGTTTGGGTCTTTCCAGCACGCAGGTCGGACTGGTGCTATCGATCGGGCCGTTGCTGGCGGCGTTCAGCGGCGTACCGGCCGGGCGGCTGGTGGATCGTTTCGGCGCGCGGCGGATGGTGCCGGGTGCGTTGTTCGGCCTGGCTTGCGGTTGCGGTTTGTTGGCGCTGTTTCCGGTGAGTTTTGGAGTGCTTGCATACGTGCTGCCGATCACGGTGGTGGCCTTGAGTTACGCGCTGTTCCAGGCCGCCAACAACACCGGGTTGATGTCCGGCGTTGCTCAGGATCAGCGCGGCGTGGTTTCGGCCATGCTCGGGCTGTCGCGCAATCTGGGGTTGATCACCGGGGCGGCGGCGATGGGCGCGGTGTTCGCCCTGGCCACGGACGATCCGACTCAGGCGCCGGCCGAAGTTATTGCGGCCGGCTTGCACATGACCTTCGGTGTGGCCACGGCGTTGA